One Georgenia wutianyii DNA segment encodes these proteins:
- a CDS encoding ROK family transcriptional regulator: MPPQPPPRRGPRGANLGQLGTFNQAVVLHAIRTSPGVSRVEIGELTGLAGQTVTNICRRLLRDGLIVEGEPVAAGQGKPRTPLAIDAAARHAVGVHVDPALTTLVLLDLAGRTVSAETFPTPRAADAPATVREVGRRVVDFLHAAEVPRHRVLGVGVATPGPVDVARGIVDNPPHLPGWHQVPVREELELAVGLPVQLEKDVVAAATAEVWAGTFAAASSGALIYLGTGIGAGLVVDGEVLRGASNNAGELGQIVVDQGGEECRCGQRGCTRVVVSAEEMLRRAGTGAPPASLAELDVELRRLYDRADAGEEHALDVVRSSAVAVARAALLVTNLLDVERLVLGGPYWARMSPYFFAVAPAMFAAHAAAHDIHPVELLSTPVGEHLAAVGAASLVLDRAYSPRPGTLVIAPATR; the protein is encoded by the coding sequence GTGCCCCCTCAGCCACCCCCTCGGCGCGGGCCGCGCGGGGCGAACCTCGGCCAGCTCGGCACCTTCAACCAGGCGGTCGTCCTCCACGCGATCCGCACCTCGCCCGGCGTCAGCCGGGTGGAGATCGGGGAGCTCACCGGTCTCGCCGGGCAGACCGTGACGAACATCTGCCGCCGCCTGCTCCGCGACGGCCTCATCGTCGAGGGAGAGCCGGTCGCCGCCGGCCAGGGCAAGCCCCGCACTCCCCTGGCCATCGACGCCGCCGCCCGGCACGCCGTCGGCGTCCACGTCGACCCTGCCCTCACCACGCTCGTCCTCCTCGACCTCGCGGGCCGGACCGTCTCTGCCGAGACCTTCCCCACGCCCCGGGCCGCAGACGCTCCGGCCACCGTGCGGGAGGTCGGGAGACGGGTGGTCGACTTCCTGCACGCCGCCGAGGTCCCCCGGCACCGCGTCCTCGGGGTCGGAGTGGCCACTCCCGGCCCGGTCGACGTCGCCCGCGGCATCGTCGACAACCCGCCGCACCTGCCCGGCTGGCATCAGGTGCCGGTGCGGGAGGAGCTCGAGCTCGCGGTGGGCCTGCCCGTGCAGCTGGAGAAGGACGTCGTCGCCGCGGCGACGGCCGAGGTGTGGGCCGGGACCTTCGCGGCGGCCAGCTCCGGGGCACTCATCTACCTCGGCACCGGCATCGGGGCCGGGCTCGTCGTCGACGGCGAGGTCCTGCGCGGCGCGTCGAACAACGCCGGTGAGCTCGGCCAGATCGTCGTCGACCAGGGCGGTGAGGAGTGCCGGTGCGGGCAGCGTGGCTGCACGAGGGTGGTCGTCAGCGCCGAGGAGATGCTGCGGCGCGCGGGCACCGGGGCGCCGCCCGCCTCCCTCGCCGAGCTCGACGTCGAGCTGCGCCGCCTGTACGACCGCGCGGACGCGGGTGAGGAGCACGCCCTGGACGTCGTGCGCAGCTCGGCCGTGGCCGTGGCGCGGGCCGCGCTGCTCGTCACCAACCTGCTCGACGTCGAGCGTCTCGTGCTCGGTGGGCCGTACTGGGCGAGGATGTCGCCCTACTTCTTCGCGGTCGCGCCGGCGATGTTCGCCGCGCACGCCGCGGCGCACGACATCCACCCCGTCGAGCTCCTCAGCACGCCGGTGGGCGAGCACCTCGCCGCGGTCGGGGCGGCGAGCCTCGTGCTCGACCGCGCCTACTCCCCCAGGCCCGGCACGCTCGTCATCGCCCCGGCCACCCGCTGA